A stretch of the Desulforegula conservatrix Mb1Pa genome encodes the following:
- a CDS encoding transposase — PHVTGGGKAAVEHPSFKWVNIILGNLKNALKGTYHAINRKHVPRYLAEFQYRFNRRYDLPSMIHRLIYVALRTPPMPSTMLSMAEAEW; from the coding sequence AACCCCATGTTACTGGAGGTGGTAAAGCAGCTGTAGAGCATCCATCCTTCAAATGGGTCAATATAATACTTGGTAACTTAAAAAATGCGCTCAAAGGTACTTATCATGCAATTAATCGCAAGCATGTTCCGCGGTACCTGGCAGAATTTCAGTACAGATTCAATCGCCGATATGATCTGCCGTCCATGATTCACAGACTGATTTATGTTGCTCTTAGGACTCCACCCATGCCATCAACCATGCTTTCTATGGCTGAAGCAGAGTGGTAA
- a CDS encoding ATP-binding cassette domain-containing protein encodes MNNKIDSLIKIENLVFTRNGKNILENIYWEIQKDQNWAVVGPNGCGKTLLMQVIQGRLPYSRGTVTYMDKDLRSSISSVSFEMHQQLMANEHRQSYSRDFAGSVDEGATVRQMLGEAANHPEPGNNLDELIESSGIAPILDSPIVHLSNGEMRKFLITRALLKSHRILILDEPYDGLDSEIRPKMTDFFRKLSDLDTSIILVTHHVDEISDNISHVLYMENGKVTASGEREAVLNTLESKRIEAKRSEQSMNQKTLMKYEVSDEPVIVMKNVNVAYGSKKILDNLNWTVRRNENWAMVGPNGAGKSTLLKLISGDHLQAYSNDIKLFGKKRGPGESIWDIKARQGFLSPEFQNAYRNNISVHEVVMSGFFDSIGLYKRVTANQKNTAMEWLSNLGISDLGNKSFNLLSYGEKRMVLLARAIVKFPQMLILDEPCQGLDNENRMKLIATVSEVSRSTGIQVLYVSHRRDEFPDCMTHMIEFRKKDGQGHYDYWVGEIGDLE; translated from the coding sequence ATGAATAATAAAATTGATTCACTCATAAAGATTGAAAATCTGGTTTTCACCAGAAACGGGAAAAATATTCTTGAAAATATATACTGGGAAATACAGAAAGACCAGAACTGGGCCGTTGTAGGTCCAAACGGATGCGGTAAAACCCTTTTAATGCAGGTGATTCAGGGCAGGCTGCCGTATTCCCGGGGGACTGTCACATATATGGACAAAGATCTCCGTTCCAGCATTTCAAGCGTATCTTTTGAAATGCATCAGCAGCTGATGGCAAACGAACACAGGCAGTCATATTCGAGGGACTTTGCAGGAAGCGTAGACGAGGGCGCAACTGTCCGTCAGATGCTTGGTGAAGCGGCGAATCATCCTGAGCCAGGCAATAACCTTGATGAACTCATCGAATCTTCTGGCATAGCGCCGATTCTCGATTCCCCCATTGTCCATCTTTCAAATGGAGAGATGCGCAAATTTCTGATTACACGCGCTCTTCTTAAATCCCACAGGATTCTTATTCTTGACGAGCCTTATGATGGACTTGATTCAGAAATAAGGCCGAAGATGACCGATTTTTTCAGGAAACTGTCAGATCTTGATACTTCCATCATCCTTGTTACTCATCATGTTGACGAGATTTCAGACAATATCAGCCATGTTCTTTATATGGAAAACGGCAAGGTGACTGCTTCAGGGGAAAGAGAGGCTGTTCTGAACACTCTGGAGTCCAAAAGGATTGAAGCAAAGCGTTCTGAACAATCAATGAATCAGAAAACCCTTATGAAATATGAAGTGTCAGATGAGCCTGTGATTGTAATGAAAAATGTAAATGTGGCTTATGGTTCAAAAAAGATTCTGGATAACCTCAACTGGACAGTCAGGAGAAATGAAAACTGGGCTATGGTCGGGCCAAACGGAGCTGGCAAATCGACTCTTCTGAAACTTATTTCAGGCGATCATCTCCAGGCATATTCCAATGACATCAAACTTTTTGGGAAGAAGAGAGGCCCTGGCGAGAGCATCTGGGACATAAAGGCAAGGCAGGGATTTCTTTCTCCTGAATTTCAGAATGCTTACAGAAACAATATCAGCGTTCATGAAGTTGTCATGTCCGGTTTTTTTGATTCAATCGGGCTTTACAAAAGAGTTACGGCCAATCAGAAAAATACGGCCATGGAATGGCTTTCAAACCTCGGCATTTCGGATCTTGGAAACAAAAGCTTCAACCTTCTCTCATACGGAGAAAAAAGAATGGTTCTTCTTGCCAGGGCCATTGTCAAATTTCCGCAGATGCTCATTCTCGACGAGCCTTGTCAGGGACTGGACAATGAAAACAGGATGAAATTGATTGCGACTGTTTCCGAAGTTTCAAGATCAACAGGAATTCAGGTTCTTTACGTATCCCACAGAAGGGACGAGTTCCCTGACTGCATGACCCATATGATCGAATTCAGGAAAAAGGACGGGCAGGGGCATTATGATTATTGGGTGGGTGAAATTGGTGATTTAGAATAG
- a CDS encoding sigma-54-dependent Fis family transcriptional regulator: MYNPEIREKIAPEWKRFCETGNADPSVIRDFILLSWKRSRKMNVSPVKPPKNMIQQELLPAILASKSLLIETARPVMEKIYAFIKGSGSLIVLTDENGIILHSMGDEEYLISPDILAPGRDYSESAIGTNGMGTCIFEDRPVQIWAEEHYYMGFQDWNCSAATIHDESEKILGCLNLACHWDKVHQHTLGMVIAAAQAIEEQLKIKNVLAAKTKILNERNAVIELMNDGIMVLGSNLCICHINHHASTLLGVKPDSGKIITDIIKSGVDFKQLAKAGIDIHDREAVLELESGRIQCLMSVSVIKDSGGLVVTLKESGSIRTFVNRLTGARAVFTFDNIIGSSDALKEALDLARIAAGSTSNTLILGENGTGKEMIAQSIHTGGKRKNGPFIAVNCGALPRNLIQSELFGYEGGAFTGSKKDGNPGKFELADGGTIFLDEIGDMPLEAQVSLLRVLQTGEVVRVGGKYPKKVDVRIIAATNRNLVTAISDNTFREDLFFRLNVLTISVPSLRERAEDIPVLAPFFAKKAALSLGRAFSGIDHEVLKILAAHPFPGNIRELENIMERAVNVSRTGFITADELPAALKNKSILTWHVSNEPSLKTDGLKDREKQHIIETLKKSGGNMRQAAKALGIARSSLYARLLKFGIEKDSFRQ; this comes from the coding sequence GTGTACAACCCTGAAATAAGAGAAAAAATAGCCCCGGAATGGAAAAGATTCTGCGAGACAGGCAATGCCGATCCTTCGGTTATAAGGGATTTCATTCTGCTGTCATGGAAAAGAAGCAGAAAGATGAATGTCAGCCCTGTAAAGCCTCCAAAAAACATGATCCAGCAAGAGCTTCTGCCTGCAATCCTTGCATCAAAATCCCTGTTAATTGAAACAGCCAGACCGGTCATGGAAAAAATATATGCCTTCATAAAAGGCTCAGGCAGCCTGATTGTACTTACTGACGAAAACGGCATAATTCTTCACTCCATGGGAGACGAGGAATACCTCATAAGTCCTGATATTCTTGCTCCGGGCAGGGACTATTCAGAATCTGCCATAGGAACAAACGGAATGGGAACATGCATATTTGAAGATCGGCCTGTCCAGATATGGGCCGAAGAGCATTATTATATGGGCTTTCAGGACTGGAACTGTTCCGCAGCAACAATACATGACGAATCTGAAAAAATCTTAGGTTGCCTTAATCTTGCCTGCCACTGGGACAAAGTTCACCAGCACACGCTCGGAATGGTGATTGCAGCGGCCCAGGCCATTGAAGAACAGTTAAAAATCAAAAACGTACTTGCAGCAAAAACGAAAATTCTGAATGAGCGCAACGCAGTGATAGAGCTGATGAACGACGGAATAATGGTGCTGGGAAGCAATCTCTGCATATGCCATATCAATCATCATGCATCCACTCTGCTTGGGGTCAAACCTGATTCAGGTAAAATAATAACCGATATCATTAAATCAGGGGTTGATTTCAAGCAGCTCGCCAAAGCAGGTATTGACATACATGACAGGGAGGCTGTTCTTGAGCTTGAAAGCGGCAGAATCCAGTGCCTCATGTCTGTATCTGTAATAAAAGACAGCGGCGGCCTTGTCGTGACTCTAAAGGAAAGCGGCTCTATCAGGACATTTGTAAACAGGCTGACCGGCGCAAGGGCTGTTTTCACGTTTGACAATATAATAGGCTCGTCAGATGCTCTTAAAGAAGCCCTTGATCTTGCAAGAATCGCTGCCGGAAGCACATCAAACACACTTATTCTTGGTGAAAACGGCACAGGCAAGGAAATGATTGCACAGTCGATTCACACAGGAGGCAAAAGAAAAAACGGGCCATTCATAGCAGTAAACTGCGGAGCGCTTCCAAGAAATCTCATACAGAGCGAACTTTTCGGCTACGAAGGCGGCGCGTTCACAGGATCTAAAAAAGATGGGAATCCGGGTAAATTTGAGCTCGCAGACGGAGGGACAATCTTTCTGGATGAAATAGGAGACATGCCCCTCGAAGCCCAGGTCAGCCTTTTAAGGGTTCTCCAGACCGGAGAGGTTGTAAGAGTTGGCGGCAAATACCCTAAAAAGGTGGATGTCAGAATTATAGCCGCCACAAACAGGAATCTCGTGACCGCAATTTCAGACAATACTTTCAGGGAGGATCTTTTCTTCAGACTGAATGTTCTGACCATAAGCGTTCCTTCTTTAAGGGAAAGGGCGGAAGACATTCCGGTGCTTGCTCCATTTTTCGCAAAAAAGGCAGCGCTAAGCCTTGGCAGAGCATTCAGCGGGATAGATCATGAAGTTCTGAAGATACTCGCTGCCCATCCTTTTCCCGGCAATATAAGAGAGCTTGAAAACATCATGGAAAGGGCCGTCAATGTAAGCAGAACAGGATTCATAACGGCGGATGAGCTACCGGCAGCCTTGAAAAACAAATCAATCCTGACCTGGCATGTTTCAAACGAGCCTTCCTTGAAAACAGACGGCTTAAAAGACAGGGAAAAGCAGCACATAATTGAAACACTAAAGAAATCGGGCGGAAATATGAGACAGGCAGCCAAGGCCCTTGGGATAGCAAGGAGCAGTCTGTATGCAAGGCTTTTAAAATTTGGGATAGAGAAGGACTCATTTAGACAATAA
- a CDS encoding patatin-like phospholipase family protein, with translation MADIKNAIVVEGGAMRGVFSTGVLDGFLSKGFDPFDLYIGVSSGACNLASFLAEMPGRNLKIYSDYALRPEFMSLARFLKGGHLMDLDWLWDITISEMRIDLKRIYEKKRPFIVALTDASTGRAIYRNTDAGSLEDVLKASSALPVVYRKFPVIDGAETTDGGIADSIPVREAINMGATRIMVIRTRHKNYKKQKSLVQKFVMPYMPIPSDLGDAMLVRADKYNESVSLIRTPPQGIKIIEINPPDEFRISRLSRKKSDLLKGYEHGLEMACGAIDLWGVMEC, from the coding sequence ATGGCTGATATAAAAAACGCAATCGTTGTGGAAGGCGGCGCAATGCGCGGTGTTTTTTCAACCGGGGTGCTTGACGGTTTTCTCTCGAAGGGTTTTGACCCCTTTGATCTTTACATCGGTGTTTCGTCAGGAGCCTGCAATCTTGCGTCATTTCTTGCAGAAATGCCTGGAAGAAACCTGAAGATTTACTCTGATTATGCCCTAAGGCCAGAATTCATGAGTCTTGCACGATTTCTGAAGGGCGGACATCTTATGGATCTTGACTGGCTATGGGATATTACTATTTCTGAGATGCGTATTGATCTTAAAAGGATATACGAAAAGAAACGGCCTTTTATTGTTGCTTTGACAGATGCTTCCACAGGTCGGGCAATATACAGGAACACTGACGCCGGATCGCTCGAGGATGTCTTGAAGGCTTCAAGTGCGCTTCCTGTTGTTTATAGAAAATTTCCTGTTATAGATGGAGCCGAAACCACTGACGGCGGGATCGCAGACTCAATACCAGTCCGGGAGGCCATCAATATGGGCGCGACCCGCATAATGGTGATACGGACACGTCACAAGAATTACAAAAAGCAGAAGAGCTTGGTGCAAAAGTTTGTGATGCCCTACATGCCTATTCCATCTGATCTCGGGGATGCCATGCTCGTCCGTGCAGATAAATATAACGAATCAGTTTCGCTTATACGCACCCCTCCTCAAGGAATAAAAATAATAGAAATAAACCCGCCTGACGAATTCAGAATATCAAGATTGAGCAGAAAAAAGTCCGACCTTTTAAAAGGCTATGAGCATGGTCTTGAAATGGCCTGCGGGGCAATTGATCTTTGGGGCGTGATGGAATGTTAG
- a CDS encoding acyl-[acyl-carrier-protein] thioesterase has translation MEVIRKHRVEYHEVNTSYKMKLSAILRQFQEAAADHSEKAGFGSEDLTARGVGWVLNRLAMDFYRYPAYGERLEIITWHRGSRGFRSYRDFEVFSGNEKIAAASSIWLFVSLKDKKIMKIPSDVDSGYSSIERKALESDIDFFRPDFMSEPYLSADITVRSTDFDPLGHVNNTVYLDYVETLLAHGDMEDEEIRSVRINYSSEIGKGVGVIRAQLSRDGCGYRFGIMGEKIFAGGMITFRGKI, from the coding sequence ATGGAAGTGATAAGGAAGCACAGAGTCGAATATCACGAAGTGAATACTTCTTATAAAATGAAGCTTTCGGCGATTTTAAGACAGTTTCAGGAGGCTGCGGCAGATCATTCCGAAAAGGCTGGGTTCGGATCAGAGGATCTAACTGCCAGAGGAGTTGGCTGGGTTCTTAACAGGCTCGCCATGGATTTTTACAGATACCCAGCATACGGAGAACGTCTTGAAATAATAACCTGGCACAGAGGGTCGAGGGGTTTCAGATCCTACAGGGATTTCGAGGTTTTTTCAGGAAACGAGAAAATAGCCGCTGCATCGAGTATCTGGCTTTTCGTAAGTCTGAAAGACAAAAAAATCATGAAGATTCCTTCTGACGTGGATTCAGGATATTCATCGATTGAAAGAAAAGCCCTCGAATCGGATATCGATTTTTTCAGGCCTGATTTTATGTCCGAACCTTATCTGTCTGCGGATATAACGGTCAGGAGCACTGATTTTGACCCGCTTGGCCATGTCAATAATACGGTCTATCTCGATTATGTTGAAACTCTTCTTGCCCATGGTGATATGGAAGATGAGGAAATCAGGAGTGTCAGGATAAATTATTCCTCTGAAATAGGAAAGGGCGTCGGGGTTATAAGAGCACAACTCTCAAGGGACGGTTGCGGATACAGATTCGGGATCATGGGGGAGAAAATTTTTGCAGGCGGTATGATCACTTTTCGGGGTAAAATTTGA
- a CDS encoding enoyl-CoA hydratase/isomerase family protein, with the protein MELTNVLLDKKNHVAIVTINRPSANSWNLGAMEDFQKVLDDVEADKNVRVVIITGAGDKCFSAGFDVSDAGNAVKTAAMGRDLWRRVDRFPKPVIAAMNGHALGGGLELALCCHFRIMANDNGAKTGLTELNLGIIPGWGGTQRLMMATGKQKALDMILFGHRLSAEEALAAGMLNDTAPVADLMNKAMDLATKLAARPPLAVTGVLKAMSAGIYEGVDAGLKVEEEMSNVAMNSKDAVEGFTAFLEKRPAVFTGE; encoded by the coding sequence ATGGAACTTACGAATGTCCTGCTCGATAAGAAAAACCATGTCGCCATTGTCACGATAAACAGGCCTTCAGCCAATTCCTGGAATCTTGGCGCAATGGAGGATTTTCAAAAGGTACTGGATGATGTTGAGGCTGACAAGAATGTGAGGGTCGTCATTATTACTGGAGCAGGGGATAAGTGCTTCTCAGCCGGTTTTGACGTGAGCGACGCAGGAAATGCCGTAAAGACTGCTGCCATGGGCCGTGACCTTTGGAGGAGGGTGGACAGATTCCCGAAACCTGTCATTGCCGCAATGAATGGTCATGCATTAGGCGGTGGACTTGAGTTAGCCCTTTGCTGCCATTTCAGAATAATGGCCAATGATAACGGAGCAAAAACAGGTCTTACAGAGCTTAATCTCGGCATAATTCCAGGCTGGGGCGGAACCCAGAGGCTAATGATGGCCACCGGAAAGCAGAAGGCGCTCGATATGATTCTATTCGGTCATCGCCTTTCTGCCGAAGAGGCACTTGCCGCTGGAATGCTTAATGACACGGCGCCTGTTGCGGATCTTATGAACAAGGCCATGGATCTTGCCACAAAGCTCGCAGCCCGTCCTCCTCTTGCTGTAACAGGAGTTCTTAAGGCAATGTCTGCAGGAATATACGAAGGAGTTGACGCAGGCCTTAAGGTTGAGGAAGAAATGAGCAATGTTGCCATGAATTCAAAGGATGCGGTCGAAGGTTTCACCGCATTCCTTGAAAAACGGCCGGCGGTCTTCACCGGAGAATAA
- a CDS encoding 3-hydroxyacyl-CoA dehydrogenase family protein, translating into MKVDDIRTIAVLGAGDMGHGIAEVALIAGYKVFLRDVKKEYVDKGVSRIHESLEKLVSKGKVAPDHYEKIKNELLVSCVDLEEAVKEADLVIEAIPEIMDLKKETFRIVDNAAPSHAILASNTSTMSISEIASATKRPEKFVGLHYFNPAIIMKLVEVIKGDKTSEETMQVCYDFVLKNKKIPVRVHKDVPGFIVNRVQAPASILLNSILDKGEAAPDEVDAVMRRLGMPMGPYEVIDYTGVDINYHVSGYFAQSVHPDFAMGKTLTAKFQAGELGKKTGSGIFKWENGRAVIDLSKNTDKFDPMDIVAVNSNEAAKIVEQGACSFDDVDVAIKNATGNALGLIAVIKGIQPEDLCKRLEGLSEKYGKEVFKPARLIREGAYR; encoded by the coding sequence ATGAAAGTAGATGACATCAGGACAATAGCAGTTTTAGGCGCTGGAGACATGGGTCACGGCATTGCGGAAGTGGCGCTTATCGCAGGATATAAGGTTTTTTTAAGGGACGTAAAAAAAGAATATGTGGATAAGGGCGTTTCAAGAATCCATGAGAGCCTTGAAAAACTTGTCAGCAAGGGGAAGGTTGCTCCGGATCATTATGAGAAGATAAAGAATGAACTTCTTGTTTCCTGTGTTGATCTTGAAGAGGCTGTAAAAGAGGCGGATCTTGTCATTGAAGCGATACCTGAGATCATGGATCTTAAGAAGGAAACTTTCAGAATAGTCGACAACGCCGCTCCTTCCCATGCAATCCTTGCGTCAAACACTTCAACCATGAGTATTTCAGAAATTGCCTCTGCCACCAAAAGGCCGGAGAAATTTGTAGGGCTTCATTATTTCAACCCTGCCATCATAATGAAACTGGTTGAAGTCATAAAAGGTGATAAGACATCTGAGGAAACCATGCAGGTCTGTTACGATTTTGTTTTAAAGAACAAAAAGATACCAGTGAGGGTACATAAGGATGTTCCAGGGTTCATAGTAAACCGTGTACAGGCTCCTGCATCCATTCTTCTTAACAGCATCCTGGACAAAGGCGAGGCTGCTCCGGATGAGGTCGATGCCGTAATGAGAAGGCTCGGAATGCCCATGGGGCCATATGAAGTCATCGACTACACAGGCGTTGACATCAATTACCATGTCAGCGGCTATTTTGCCCAGTCTGTTCATCCTGATTTTGCCATGGGCAAAACACTCACAGCAAAATTTCAGGCTGGAGAGCTTGGGAAAAAGACTGGATCTGGAATTTTCAAATGGGAAAACGGCAGAGCTGTAATAGATCTTTCCAAAAATACAGATAAATTTGATCCCATGGACATTGTTGCCGTAAATTCCAACGAGGCTGCAAAAATAGTCGAACAGGGTGCCTGTTCATTCGATGATGTCGATGTCGCCATAAAAAACGCGACTGGAAATGCACTCGGACTTATTGCCGTCATAAAGGGAATTCAGCCTGAAGATCTATGCAAAAGATTAGAAGGGCTATCTGAAAAATATGGTAAGGAGGTTTTCAAACCAGCCAGACTTATAAGGGAAGGCGCTTACAGATAA